One segment of Onychomys torridus chromosome 3, mOncTor1.1, whole genome shotgun sequence DNA contains the following:
- the Ggcx gene encoding vitamin K-dependent gamma-carboxylase isoform X3, whose product MALHRGSARAATASDKVQKNKSARTSGLSQGSRMEKLLGFEWTDLSSWQSVVTLLNRPTDPANLAVFRFLFAFLMLLDIPQERGLSSLDRKYLDGLDVCRFPLLDALRPLPLDWMYLVYTIMFLGALGMLLGLCYRLSCVLFLLPYWYVFLLDKTSWNNHSYLYGLLAFQLTFMDANHYWYLDICTPKRA is encoded by the exons ATGGCTTTGCACCGTGGCTCTGCACGGGCCGCTACCGCTTCAG ATAAAGTACAGAAAAACAAGTCTGCGCGGACATCAGGACTCAGCCAGGGCAGCCGCATGGAGAAACTTTTGGGGTTTGAATGGACAGATTTATCTAGCTGGCAGAGTGTCGTGACCCTGCTTAACCGACCAACGGACCCTGCAAACCTGGCTGTCTTTCGTTTTCTCTTTG CATTCCTGATGCTACTGGACATTCCCCAGGAACGCGGCCTTAGCTCCTTGGACCGAAAGTATTTGGATGGGCTGGATGTGTGCCGCTTCCCCTTGCTGGATGCCCTGCGCCCACTTCCACTTGACTGGATGTATCTTGTCTACACCATCATGTTTCTGG GGGCACTGGGCATGTTGCTGGGCCTGTGCTACCGGCTAAGCTGTGTGTTATTCCTGCTCCCGTACTGGTACGTGTTTCTCCTGGACAAGACGTCATGGAACAACCACTCCTATCTGTATGGTCTGTTGGCCTTTCAGTTGACATTCATGGATGCAAACCACTACTG